Proteins co-encoded in one Thermomicrobiales bacterium genomic window:
- a CDS encoding ABC transporter substrate-binding protein yields the protein MPRWLRYAGLLMVIALVMPLIVACGGSSEATATKGTTATEPAAASSPTESGTTGTATGAEPTKAAETPSTGSPVSSPPTGSAGRVEGGDLTFGQTLKPVDNKGGTLIEGAISDISTVLPIVTDDVPSSNFEALIFESMITVNPFTLEPVGLLAEAWESNETMDVWTIYLRDGVTWQDGKPFTAKDVKTTYDLHMNPDSGSSYTSDLTSKIKSVDVVDDHTVTFTLNHPLVDFLVDVAGYAIVADHIWGSAPAASVKTDGGATGQDPTRVVGTGPFKFKEWLSGDHATAVRYDDYWNGAAALDEYIMKVVPDRATGAQQLKTGEIDFFQGLLGSSVSEFKGSNVDVVAADALSFTFFGYNMDPARKGVFEDVNVRQALIYALDRDAMVEEIQFGFAQVAVGTMPPLSWAYNPDGIKLKYPYDVDKANQLLDEAGWVKGSDGVRAKDGKKLEFTMYTNAGNNVREQYLVAAQAYWNEIGVKMTPQLEPFPELVDRITETHDFDIFLIGFSWSATPDQSIMFGCNSYEGGFNFGKYCNEEVDKVLNEAMSEPDRAKRIGLYTEFQNLMLADAPAAILDFPQSPTGVNQRLHNVFPSGINAYWNVNHWWVDKK from the coding sequence ATGCCCAGATGGCTGCGATATGCCGGGCTCCTCATGGTCATTGCGCTCGTTATGCCACTGATCGTGGCTTGCGGCGGCAGCAGTGAGGCAACGGCAACCAAGGGAACCACTGCCACTGAGCCGGCAGCGGCGTCCAGCCCGACCGAATCCGGAACCACCGGCACTGCAACCGGAGCCGAGCCGACGAAGGCGGCCGAAACCCCGTCGACCGGCTCGCCAGTCAGTAGCCCGCCCACTGGCAGCGCTGGCCGGGTCGAAGGTGGCGATCTGACGTTCGGGCAGACGCTCAAGCCGGTCGACAACAAGGGTGGCACCCTGATCGAGGGCGCCATCTCCGATATCTCGACTGTGCTGCCGATCGTCACTGACGACGTCCCGTCGAGTAACTTCGAGGCGTTGATTTTCGAGAGCATGATCACCGTCAACCCGTTCACCCTGGAGCCGGTCGGCCTGCTCGCCGAGGCCTGGGAGTCGAACGAGACGATGGACGTCTGGACGATCTATCTACGCGACGGGGTGACCTGGCAGGACGGCAAGCCGTTCACGGCCAAGGATGTCAAGACCACCTACGATCTGCACATGAACCCGGACTCCGGATCGAGCTACACCTCGGATCTCACGAGCAAGATCAAGAGCGTCGACGTGGTCGATGACCACACCGTCACATTCACGCTGAACCACCCGCTGGTCGACTTCCTGGTTGATGTTGCTGGATACGCCATCGTCGCGGACCACATCTGGGGCAGCGCCCCGGCTGCCAGTGTCAAGACGGACGGTGGCGCGACTGGCCAGGATCCGACGCGTGTTGTCGGCACCGGCCCGTTCAAGTTCAAGGAATGGCTGTCCGGCGATCACGCGACCGCGGTTCGCTACGATGACTACTGGAACGGGGCTGCCGCGCTCGACGAGTACATCATGAAGGTTGTGCCGGACCGCGCAACCGGCGCCCAGCAGCTGAAGACTGGCGAGATCGATTTCTTCCAGGGTCTCCTGGGATCCTCGGTCAGCGAGTTCAAGGGCAGCAACGTTGATGTCGTCGCTGCTGACGCGCTGAGCTTCACCTTCTTCGGTTACAACATGGACCCTGCTCGCAAGGGTGTCTTCGAAGATGTCAACGTCCGCCAGGCGCTGATTTACGCGCTCGACCGGGACGCCATGGTCGAGGAGATTCAGTTCGGCTTCGCGCAGGTGGCCGTTGGCACGATGCCGCCGCTGTCCTGGGCCTACAACCCCGATGGCATCAAGCTGAAGTACCCCTACGATGTCGACAAGGCGAACCAGCTCCTCGATGAGGCCGGCTGGGTCAAGGGCTCCGACGGCGTCCGCGCCAAGGACGGCAAGAAGCTCGAGTTCACGATGTACACCAACGCGGGCAACAACGTCCGCGAGCAATACCTCGTGGCTGCCCAGGCATACTGGAACGAGATCGGCGTCAAGATGACCCCGCAGCTCGAGCCGTTCCCCGAGCTGGTGGATCGCATCACCGAGACGCACGACTTCGATATCTTCCTGATCGGCTTCTCGTGGAGCGCCACGCCGGACCAGTCGATCATGTTCGGCTGCAACTCCTACGAAGGTGGCTTCAACTTCGGTAAGTACTGCAACGAGGAGGTCGACAAGGTCCTGAACGAGGCTATGTCGGAGCCGGATCGCGCCAAGCGCATCGGGCTCTACACCGAGTTCCAGAACCTGATGCTGGCCGACGCGCCGGCTGCGATCCTCGACTTCCCGCAGTCGCCGACGGGCGTTAACCAGCGGCTCCATAACGTGTTCCCGAGCGGGATCAACGCTTATTGGAACGTGAACCACTGGTGGGTCGACAAGAAGTAA
- a CDS encoding folylpolyglutamate synthase/dihydrofolate synthase family protein, with the protein MNYREAIRWIIERAGYEKGFVANPFAGDDIAALGLRRTAALLRGLGSPEMTYQIVHVAGTKGKGSVSATVEALVRAAGRKTGLYATPHLHTFRERIQVGGVPVSEKEFAALADALVSIDADVQADQPEIGQPTAFEVATAMALLAFQRAGVDVGVLEVGMGGRLDATNVVTPAVSVITSISFDHTAILGNTLEAIASEKGGIIKHGVPIVVGPQQPEALSTLERIAAERGAPLLRWERDWQAAGSSDSARLAGPWGDWRGVGLALSGPHQVENAGAALMGVWQLDPGLLADEQRAREALASVRWPGRFERVAEQPDMYVDGAHNADSIERLVETVQWRSSRPPIVILGVSRDKDLGGMLAALATLSPHLIATASHNPRAADPTRIVELAIARGMAAERAGDIESALDTARRIATPDDLILVTGSLYVVAEAREALGLAETPVFERALLYS; encoded by the coding sequence ATGAACTACCGCGAGGCGATTCGCTGGATCATCGAGCGGGCCGGCTACGAGAAGGGGTTTGTCGCCAATCCCTTTGCCGGCGACGACATCGCCGCACTGGGCCTGCGACGCACTGCGGCGCTCCTGCGCGGCCTCGGCTCGCCGGAGATGACGTATCAGATCGTCCATGTCGCTGGGACGAAGGGCAAGGGCTCGGTCAGCGCGACGGTTGAAGCGCTGGTCCGCGCTGCCGGCCGGAAGACCGGACTGTACGCGACGCCACACCTGCACACCTTTCGTGAGCGAATCCAGGTCGGCGGCGTGCCGGTCTCGGAGAAGGAGTTTGCGGCGCTGGCCGACGCGCTCGTGTCGATCGACGCGGACGTCCAGGCAGACCAGCCCGAGATAGGCCAACCAACCGCCTTCGAGGTCGCGACGGCAATGGCATTGCTTGCTTTCCAGCGGGCAGGAGTCGACGTCGGAGTGCTGGAGGTTGGCATGGGCGGGCGTCTTGACGCGACCAACGTCGTGACGCCGGCGGTCAGCGTCATCACCAGCATATCCTTCGACCATACCGCGATCCTCGGCAACACGCTGGAGGCGATCGCCAGCGAGAAGGGCGGGATCATCAAGCATGGCGTGCCGATCGTCGTCGGTCCCCAACAACCGGAGGCCTTGTCGACGCTGGAGCGGATCGCGGCCGAACGTGGCGCGCCATTGCTGCGCTGGGAGCGCGACTGGCAGGCAGCCGGGTCGTCCGATTCCGCGCGGCTTGCTGGCCCGTGGGGTGACTGGCGCGGTGTCGGGTTGGCGCTGTCCGGCCCGCACCAGGTCGAGAACGCTGGCGCCGCGCTGATGGGTGTCTGGCAACTCGATCCGGGGTTGCTGGCCGACGAGCAGCGTGCCCGCGAGGCGTTGGCGAGCGTCCGCTGGCCCGGTCGCTTCGAGCGCGTCGCCGAGCAGCCGGATATGTACGTCGACGGCGCGCACAACGCCGATTCGATTGAGAGGCTGGTCGAGACAGTGCAGTGGCGCAGCTCGCGCCCCCCGATCGTGATCCTCGGCGTCAGCCGGGATAAGGATCTCGGCGGCATGCTCGCGGCGCTGGCGACGCTCTCGCCGCACCTGATCGCGACCGCCTCGCACAATCCGCGCGCCGCCGATCCGACCCGGATCGTCGAGCTAGCTATCGCGCGGGGAATGGCTGCCGAACGCGCCGGCGATATCGAGTCCGCGCTCGACACGGCGCGCAGAATCGCCACTCCCGACGACCTGATCCTCGTCACCGGCTCACTCTACGTCGTGGCTGAGGCGCGGGAGGCGCTCGGCCTGGCCGAGACTCCCGTATTCGAGCGCGCGCTGCTCTACAGCTGA
- a CDS encoding ABC transporter permease, with translation MGSVPSAPGTTTADSSKAADRTSLEGVGKPRTYLGMASRRFRGNKMAMVGLFFVLLMILTAIAAPLVSKHVTGHTPNAQNLRLKFSGFNENGFLLGSDNLGRDTATRLVYGARVSLAVAGMAMFFAITIGAVVGVVAGYYGGIVDTLLMRYVDMMLSIPTLFILLLVASMFTLSPVALALVIAFVSWVTLSRLIRGEVISVKERDYIDAARVVGVGDRRIMWRHILPNVLPVVIVWASLTVPALILVEASLSYLGLGVQPPTASWGNMLSQAQLSYTQSILVVFLPGLTIYLTVFAINLVGNGLRDALDPRLTD, from the coding sequence GTGGGATCGGTTCCGTCTGCGCCGGGCACTACAACAGCTGACTCTTCGAAAGCGGCAGACCGCACTTCGTTGGAGGGGGTAGGCAAACCTCGAACCTACCTCGGCATGGCCTCGCGTCGTTTTCGTGGCAACAAGATGGCAATGGTTGGCCTGTTCTTCGTGCTCCTGATGATTCTGACTGCGATTGCCGCCCCGCTGGTGAGCAAGCACGTTACAGGCCATACACCCAACGCCCAGAATCTGCGGCTCAAGTTCTCGGGCTTCAACGAGAATGGCTTCCTGCTGGGCTCCGACAACCTCGGCCGCGACACGGCAACCCGTCTCGTCTATGGCGCGCGGGTCAGCCTTGCGGTCGCCGGGATGGCGATGTTCTTCGCGATCACGATCGGCGCTGTCGTCGGCGTCGTCGCTGGCTACTACGGCGGTATCGTCGACACGCTGCTCATGCGGTATGTCGACATGATGCTCTCGATCCCGACCCTCTTCATCCTGCTGCTAGTCGCCTCGATGTTCACACTGAGCCCGGTGGCGCTCGCGCTGGTTATTGCCTTCGTCTCATGGGTGACGCTCTCGCGACTCATCCGTGGCGAGGTCATTTCGGTGAAGGAGCGTGACTATATCGACGCCGCCCGCGTCGTTGGGGTCGGCGACCGGCGCATCATGTGGCGGCACATCCTGCCGAATGTCCTGCCGGTCGTCATCGTCTGGGCGTCGCTGACGGTGCCTGCGCTGATCCTCGTCGAGGCGTCGCTGTCGTACCTGGGCCTCGGCGTCCAGCCGCCAACAGCCTCGTGGGGGAACATGCTCTCGCAGGCGCAGCTCTCCTATACACAGTCGATCCTGGTCGTCTTCCTGCCGGGTTTGACGATCTATCTGACGGTCTTCGCCATCAACCTGGTCGGCAACGGCCTGCGCGATGCCCTCGACCCGCGTCTGACGGACTGA
- a CDS encoding response regulator transcription factor, protein MTPRTVLLIPTNDIGWTALRHELASLPGIRVEDAAGDAEAILAQVRKFRPTAVITAAHFHGEPVTSLLRHIRRILRTAIFIIIDNEVESATLPDLARAGVSAYLLWSRLSATDLRPTLEVALAGTTVVLSNEVAEAYDQLLREPTGPSPQAPTLSDREFNVLRLLASGYSRQQIAEQLSISRRTVDRTIDDLKAVLAAPTRERLMVTAVNLGLVR, encoded by the coding sequence ATGACGCCACGGACGGTGCTCCTCATTCCCACAAACGACATCGGCTGGACCGCGCTCCGGCACGAGCTCGCGAGCCTGCCGGGAATCCGGGTCGAGGACGCGGCTGGAGATGCCGAGGCAATCCTGGCGCAGGTGCGGAAGTTCCGGCCGACCGCCGTCATCACCGCTGCCCACTTCCACGGCGAGCCAGTCACGTCGCTCCTCCGCCACATCCGCCGCATCCTGCGGACAGCCATCTTCATCATCATCGACAACGAGGTCGAGTCAGCGACTCTGCCCGACCTGGCGCGGGCCGGCGTCTCCGCCTACCTGCTCTGGTCGCGCCTCTCCGCCACCGACCTGCGCCCGACGCTGGAGGTGGCGCTGGCCGGCACGACTGTCGTCCTCTCCAACGAGGTCGCCGAGGCGTACGACCAGCTCCTGCGCGAGCCGACCGGCCCGTCGCCGCAAGCCCCGACACTGTCCGACCGTGAGTTCAACGTCTTGCGCCTGCTCGCCAGCGGCTACAGCCGCCAACAGATCGCCGAGCAACTCTCCATCAGCCGACGCACCGTCGACCGGACGATCGACGACCTCAAGGCCGTCCTCGCCGCCCCGACCCGCGAGCGCCTGATGGTGACGGCCGTCAACCTCGGCCTCGTGCGCTGA
- a CDS encoding class I SAM-dependent methyltransferase yields the protein MQDDIIDRLLDDLIVEGQRSGRMWNVGREGGALLAWLAGLLGARRALEIGTSNGYSAIWIARALVATGGTLVTLERDAAKIALARANLARAGLADRVVIVEGPALASLATLGPGFDLVFIDADKGKYVDYLRACLPLVTTGAVIVADNMTSHPAETAAYRAAVASDARLQSVTAPVGGGLLLSRVIGPPTG from the coding sequence ATGCAGGACGACATCATCGACCGTCTGCTCGACGATCTCATTGTCGAGGGGCAACGATCCGGCAGGATGTGGAATGTCGGGCGAGAGGGAGGAGCGCTGCTAGCCTGGCTGGCTGGCCTGCTCGGGGCTCGTCGGGCGCTGGAGATTGGCACATCCAACGGCTACTCAGCGATCTGGATCGCCCGCGCGCTGGTTGCCACTGGCGGCACGTTGGTGACGCTCGAACGTGACGCAGCAAAGATCGCGTTGGCTCGCGCCAATCTGGCTCGGGCCGGCCTTGCCGATCGCGTCGTCATTGTCGAAGGGCCGGCGCTCGCTTCACTGGCCACTCTCGGCCCCGGCTTTGACCTCGTCTTCATCGATGCCGACAAGGGGAAGTACGTCGACTATCTTCGCGCCTGCCTGCCGCTGGTTACGACCGGCGCGGTCATCGTCGCCGACAACATGACCAGCCATCCAGCAGAGACCGCCGCGTATCGCGCCGCCGTCGCGTCGGATGCGCGTCTCCAGAGCGTGACGGCTCCGGTTGGTGGCGGGTTGCTCCTCAGTCGCGTCATTGGGCCGCCGACAGGCTGA
- a CDS encoding D-alanyl-D-alanine carboxypeptidase family protein produces MTHLMAGGVCTVFNYNTRRHGWMTRLLLFVSLISAISLALTNAPRPAAAVEEPPSPGSFSHGAIVLSDYNEILYDKNANVRVAMASTTKMMTAIVAVRYGRLDTPVLIDESDIVGEASMGLTAGTTVTLRGLLYGLLLPSGNDAAHAIARSVGGQSGATDPEQAVQKFVDLMNQTAREYQLRDTHYMNPHGLDEHGHYSTAFDLAIILRAALNFPVLREIMQTPAINIDGYEIWNHNQLYQMRDDVIGGKTGFTDNAGYCLTGAATRDGRFVIAVVVGDDGDNWYTDVSDLLEWGLQVEAIRGIPKIAIPRLVGTQLNQQPGPRQGGP; encoded by the coding sequence ATGACCCACTTGATGGCTGGCGGAGTCTGCACCGTGTTCAACTACAACACCCGACGACACGGCTGGATGACTCGACTGCTGTTGTTCGTCTCCCTGATCTCAGCAATCTCGCTTGCGCTGACGAACGCGCCGCGGCCGGCTGCCGCCGTCGAAGAGCCGCCCTCTCCGGGCTCCTTCTCCCACGGCGCCATCGTCCTGTCCGACTACAACGAAATCCTCTACGACAAGAACGCCAACGTCCGCGTCGCGATGGCATCGACGACGAAGATGATGACTGCGATCGTCGCCGTCCGCTACGGCCGGCTCGACACGCCAGTGCTGATCGACGAGTCCGATATTGTCGGCGAGGCCTCGATGGGGTTGACCGCCGGGACGACGGTCACGCTGCGTGGCCTGCTCTACGGCCTGCTGTTGCCTTCTGGCAACGACGCCGCCCACGCGATCGCCCGATCCGTTGGTGGGCAGAGCGGAGCGACCGATCCCGAACAGGCTGTCCAGAAGTTCGTCGATCTGATGAACCAGACAGCACGGGAGTACCAGCTCCGCGATACGCACTACATGAACCCGCACGGGCTGGACGAGCACGGTCACTACTCAACCGCGTTCGATCTGGCGATTATCCTGCGGGCGGCGCTGAATTTCCCCGTGCTGCGCGAGATCATGCAGACGCCGGCCATCAATATCGATGGCTACGAAATCTGGAACCACAACCAGCTCTATCAGATGCGCGACGATGTCATCGGCGGAAAGACCGGCTTTACCGATAACGCCGGCTACTGCCTGACCGGCGCGGCAACTCGCGACGGTCGCTTCGTCATTGCCGTCGTCGTCGGTGATGATGGCGACAACTGGTACACGGATGTCAGCGATCTGCTCGAATGGGGGCTTCAGGTCGAGGCCATCCGCGGCATCCCGAAGATCGCCATCCCCAGGCTGGTCGGCACCCAGCTCAACCAGCAGCCTGGCCCGCGTCAGGGTGGGCCGTAG
- a CDS encoding ABC transporter permease, with translation MGRFIIRRLIQTIPLIIGITVITFAIANLVPGSPVSGLEFNPRARPEDIARIKQSLGLNDPLYKRYFVWAGNVVQGDLGLSLKNYRPVRQQIMDKLPNTLLLTGSALLLSLIISIPIGVYSAVKRNSAFDKIATAGAVSGFSMPTFWFGIMLIIVFAVKFREWGLPAFPAGGAYDLRGGGGFWDRIHHLILPAFTLAFVQTAAWTRYIRSQMLEVLSQDYMRTATAKGLHSRAVIFRHGLRNAVLPLVTLLGIAIPDLFGGALILETVFNWPGMGLLAYNAAIGKDYPMIMGIVLFVGTLVILGNLIADVCYGLLDPRIRLE, from the coding sequence ATGGGGCGATTCATCATCAGGCGGCTGATTCAGACGATCCCACTGATCATCGGCATCACGGTCATCACCTTCGCGATCGCGAACCTCGTCCCGGGGAGCCCGGTGTCGGGGCTGGAGTTCAACCCGCGGGCGCGGCCCGAGGACATCGCGCGGATCAAGCAGAGCCTGGGCCTGAACGACCCGCTCTATAAGCGCTACTTCGTCTGGGCCGGCAATGTCGTCCAGGGCGATCTCGGTCTTTCGTTGAAGAACTACCGGCCTGTCCGCCAGCAGATCATGGACAAGCTGCCGAACACGCTGCTGCTGACGGGCTCGGCGCTACTCCTCTCGCTGATCATCTCGATCCCGATCGGGGTCTATTCGGCAGTCAAACGCAATTCGGCGTTCGATAAGATAGCGACTGCCGGCGCAGTGTCGGGCTTCTCGATGCCGACGTTCTGGTTCGGCATCATGCTGATCATTGTGTTCGCCGTGAAGTTCCGCGAATGGGGGTTGCCAGCGTTCCCGGCCGGCGGCGCCTACGATCTGCGCGGCGGCGGCGGGTTCTGGGATCGGATCCACCACCTGATTCTGCCCGCGTTTACGCTGGCCTTCGTTCAGACCGCTGCATGGACCCGCTACATCCGCTCCCAGATGCTCGAGGTGCTTAGCCAGGACTACATGCGCACCGCCACGGCCAAGGGCTTGCATAGCCGCGCGGTTATCTTCCGCCACGGCCTGCGCAATGCCGTCCTGCCACTGGTGACGCTGCTCGGCATTGCGATCCCCGACCTGTTCGGCGGAGCACTGATCCTCGAGACGGTGTTCAACTGGCCGGGGATGGGGCTACTTGCCTACAACGCCGCGATCGGTAAGGACTACCCGATGATCATGGGTATTGTCCTGTTCGTCGGGACGCTGGTCATCCTTGGCAATCTGATCGCCGACGTTTGCTACGGTCTGCTCGATCCGCGTATCCGGCTGGAGTAG
- a CDS encoding NCS2 family permease: protein MSSRANNAGAAPESGLEATLDRFFRFRSMGSNIRTELFAGLTTFIVMSYIIFVNPQILHLPDGSGLPIAATMTSTCLVAGVMTIIMGLYSNRAFALAPGLGLNAIVAFTLVLGEGLTFPQAMGVIVAEGILITVLVLVGLRRYVMDLVPLELKKAISVGIGLFILFIGLVNGGIVKTGAGTPLELGNLRGLPVLMTAIGLVITIALLARGHRAAILIGIVATTVIAIILEKMLNTGQFGPGQAQVPTQWIDTPDFSLVGQFSFRFFSHMGIGVAILTILAIMMADFFDTMGTMVGVGSQAGYLNENGELPDAQKPLLVDSVAAMAGGMVSSSSATTYIESAAGVGNGGRSGLVSVVVGVLFLLAMPFAPLVGVVPTQATAPALIVVGWMMTSVLSEREEVTSDGRIVRSRGIDFGDIEVGLPVLAAMVMMPLTYNITNGIGAGFVVWTLVKMFRGKAREIHPMMYIISLAFLIYFLRSFLGVHA from the coding sequence GTGAGTAGTCGCGCGAACAACGCCGGGGCCGCGCCTGAGAGTGGTCTGGAGGCGACGCTCGATCGCTTCTTCCGCTTTCGGTCGATGGGCTCGAATATTCGAACCGAGCTCTTTGCTGGCCTGACGACCTTCATCGTCATGTCCTACATCATCTTCGTCAATCCCCAGATCCTTCATCTCCCGGACGGCAGCGGCCTGCCGATAGCGGCGACAATGACGTCCACCTGCCTCGTGGCCGGGGTGATGACGATCATCATGGGGCTCTACTCGAATCGAGCCTTCGCCCTCGCTCCCGGTCTGGGGCTGAACGCAATCGTCGCTTTCACCCTCGTCCTTGGCGAGGGGCTGACCTTCCCGCAGGCGATGGGCGTCATCGTTGCCGAAGGCATCCTCATTACAGTCCTCGTTCTCGTCGGCCTCCGGCGCTACGTGATGGATCTGGTGCCGCTGGAGCTGAAGAAGGCGATCTCGGTCGGCATCGGCCTGTTCATCCTCTTCATCGGCCTGGTCAATGGCGGGATCGTCAAAACCGGCGCCGGGACGCCGCTGGAGCTCGGCAACTTGCGTGGCCTGCCGGTGCTGATGACGGCGATCGGGCTGGTCATCACCATCGCCCTGCTAGCTCGTGGCCACCGCGCCGCAATCCTGATCGGCATTGTGGCGACGACGGTCATCGCTATCATCCTGGAGAAGATGCTCAACACTGGCCAGTTCGGACCGGGGCAGGCGCAGGTACCGACGCAGTGGATCGACACGCCTGACTTCAGCCTTGTCGGGCAGTTCTCGTTCCGCTTCTTCTCGCACATGGGTATCGGCGTCGCGATCCTGACGATCCTGGCGATCATGATGGCCGACTTCTTCGACACGATGGGGACGATGGTCGGAGTTGGTAGCCAGGCCGGCTATCTCAATGAGAATGGCGAGCTGCCCGACGCCCAGAAGCCGCTGCTGGTCGATTCAGTCGCAGCGATGGCCGGCGGTATGGTGTCGTCTTCCTCGGCGACGACGTATATCGAGTCGGCGGCAGGCGTTGGCAACGGCGGACGCAGCGGCCTGGTTTCGGTTGTCGTCGGTGTCCTCTTCCTGCTGGCGATGCCGTTTGCTCCGCTGGTTGGTGTCGTTCCGACCCAGGCGACGGCGCCGGCGCTGATCGTCGTCGGCTGGATGATGACCAGCGTGCTCTCCGAGCGCGAGGAGGTCACCTCTGATGGCCGGATCGTTCGCTCCCGCGGGATCGACTTCGGCGACATCGAGGTTGGCTTGCCGGTGCTGGCGGCGATGGTCATGATGCCGCTGACCTATAACATCACCAATGGCATCGGCGCTGGATTCGTCGTCTGGACGCTGGTGAAGATGTTCCGTGGCAAGGCTCGCGAGATCCACCCGATGATGTACATCATCAGCCTGGCCTTCCTTATCTACTTCCTGCGCTCGTTCCTCGGCGTCCACGCCTGA
- a CDS encoding phosphoribosyltransferase family protein — protein MLLDVDSNLDLAQALFDLGGVQFGSFDLGPTAGTSPIYINPRVLISEPSMLRRVARLIHSEIQADHARRRSRIHSFAAIAGVPMGGLHIATAYALESDTPLIYLRPSRNGNVGDAQPVIEGRILVGQSALIIDDLMTGGTSILSTAERLEDAGMAVRDAIVLIDREQGGVERLHERGYNVLPILRLKTMLNYYHSSDLIDAATFERCMAYLKDAHGQQDAASPA, from the coding sequence GTGCTGCTGGATGTTGACTCCAATCTCGATCTCGCACAGGCGCTATTCGACCTGGGCGGCGTGCAGTTCGGCTCATTCGATCTCGGCCCGACGGCAGGAACATCACCGATCTACATCAACCCGCGCGTGCTGATCAGCGAGCCGTCGATGCTACGCCGCGTCGCCCGGCTGATCCACTCCGAGATCCAGGCCGACCACGCCCGCCGCCGCTCGCGGATTCACTCGTTCGCTGCGATCGCCGGCGTGCCGATGGGCGGGCTCCACATTGCCACCGCCTACGCGCTGGAGAGCGACACCCCGCTGATCTATCTGCGTCCATCCCGCAACGGCAATGTGGGTGATGCCCAGCCGGTGATCGAGGGACGCATCCTCGTCGGCCAGTCAGCGCTGATTATCGACGACCTGATGACCGGCGGCACCTCGATCCTCTCGACCGCCGAGCGGCTGGAAGACGCCGGGATGGCCGTCCGCGACGCCATCGTCCTGATCGACCGCGAGCAGGGCGGCGTCGAGCGGCTCCACGAACGGGGCTATAACGTCCTCCCGATCCTGCGGCTCAAGACGATGCTCAACTACTACCACTCGTCAGACCTGATCGACGCCGCCACGTTCGAGCGCTGCATGGCCTACCTCAAGGACGCCCACGGCCAGCAAGACGCCGCGTCGCCTGCCTGA
- a CDS encoding LuxR C-terminal-related transcriptional regulator, with protein sequence MTPRTVLLTPTNDVGWTALRHELADLPGVRVEDAAGDAEAILTRVRELRPSAVITAAHFHGEPVTPLLRHIRRTLRAAVFIIVDNEVESATLPDLARAGVSAYLLWSRLSAADLRPTLEVALAGTTVVLSNEVAEAYDQLLRDPAGPAPQAPTLSDRESNVLRLLARGHSRQQIAEQLSISRRTVDRTIDDLKPTPSARPASA encoded by the coding sequence ATGACTCCACGGACGGTGCTTCTCACCCCAACGAACGATGTCGGCTGGACCGCGCTCCGGCACGAGCTCGCGGACCTGCCGGGTGTCCGGGTCGAGGACGCGGCTGGAGATGCCGAGGCAATCCTGACGCGCGTTCGCGAGCTCCGGCCTTCCGCCGTCATCACCGCTGCCCACTTCCACGGCGAGCCAGTCACGCCGCTCCTCCGCCACATCCGTCGCACCCTGCGCGCAGCCGTCTTCATCATTGTCGACAACGAGGTCGAGTCAGCGACTCTGCCCGACCTGGCGCGGGCCGGCGTCTCCGCCTACCTGCTCTGGTCGCGCCTCTCCGCCGCCGACCTGCGCCCGACGCTGGAGGTGGCGCTGGCCGGCACGACGGTCGTCCTCTCCAACGAGGTCGCCGAGGCGTACGACCAGCTCCTGCGCGATCCGGCCGGCCCGGCGCCGCAAGCCCCGACACTGTCCGACCGTGAGTCCAACGTCCTGCGCCTGCTCGCCCGCGGCCACAGCCGCCAACAGATCGCCGAGCAACTCTCCATCAGCCGACGCACCGTCGACCGAACGATCGACGACCTCAAGCCCACCCCCTCCGCCCGGCCCGCGAGCGCCTGA